In Candidatus Hydrogenedentota bacterium, the sequence TTGATCTGAAGAAGGTCACCGCCGAGGACCTATCGTTCCAGCTTGCGCCTCGCATCAACGCCGGGGGACGCATGGGCGACGGGCTCGCGGGTCTGAATCTGTTGCTTACCGATTCCGCGGTGGAAGCCGCAGAACTGGCCGAGGAATTGGATGCCGCGAACCAAGAGCGTAAAGAGCATGAGCAGGCCACCTACAACGAAGCGTTGGAGATGATCGAAAGCGGTTACACCGAATCGCAACGCAGCATCGTACTGGCGCGGCGCGGGTGGCATCCCGGCGTCGTGGGCATCGTCGCCAGCCGTATCCAATCGCGCTACTATCGCCCGGTCGTGCTCGTCGCCATCAACGGCGACGGCCTGGGCCGTGGGTCCGCGCGTAGCGTCGATGGGCTCAATATCGCCGAGGCGCTGAAGGCCTGCGAAACGCACCTCGTTGCATGCGGCGGCCACGCGGCAGCCGCGGGTATCACCATCGAAGAGACAAAAGTGGAAGCCTTTCAAAACGCCTTTGAATCGGAAGCTGCCTCCCGTCTCCCCGCACACGATTTGAAGCGGCCGCTTTCCATCGATGCGCAAGTCGCGCTGACCGAAATCGACGGGAAACTCGTGACGCTTCTCGACCGCCTGCAACCGTGCGGCGCGGCGAATCCTTCGCCGGTCTTGGCCGCCTACGGGGTGCGCGTCGCCCGGCAGTCGTGTAGAGAACTTCGCGGCGGCCACCTCAAGTTTGCCGTGACGGACGGAACCCGCACCTTCGATACCATTGGATTTCGTATGGGTGACCGGCTGAGTGCGCTGCAGTCTGTGGATGCCATCGACGTCGCGTTTAACCCGCAGTTCAATACGTGGCGTGGCGAAACGGTCGTCCAATTGGTGGTGAAGGATATCCGCGCAGCGCAATGACCTCTACGAGGCCTGCCTCTTGCGAGGTCCTTCTTCTTCGTCCGGCACTCCAGACGGAAACAAGTCCGGATACAAACGCCCAAGGCATTCCGGGCAGAATCCGTGCGAAAACTCCGCGTCGGAGTGGTTGTGGATATAAACCTCGATCTGCTCCCAGTACCCCTGGTCATCTCGAATCTTCTTGCACGAAGCGCAAATCGGGATCAAACCTCGCAACGTCTTGACCTGGGCCAGGGCTTCCTTCAATTCGCCAATGAGCTTTACGCGCTCTTGCTCCACGCGTGACCGCTCCGTCACGTCGCGGACCAGCGCGATAAACAAGATGCCGCGCCCCGACGGAACCTCATTGACGTTGATCTCCATCGGAAACGTTGACCCGTTCTTGCGCAGTCCCAGCACCTCAATGTCCTGCTGAACAATGTTGCGCTGGTCATTGTCCAAGTAAGAGATAAGGTAATCCTTGTAATCCGCGCGATACGAGGGGTCGATCAGCCCTTCAATGGAACGATTGGTCATTTCGCCCGGCGCATATCCAAACATCGTCGCTGCCGCCGGATTCACCGAATCTACCACTCCGTTGGCGTCAAACGACAGAATCCCGTATCCCGCGTACGTGATGATCGACGAGAGCTTCGCTTCCGTTTCCGCCCTGCGCTCATCGGCCGCCTGCCGCTTCACGGCCACGATACCGGTAATCACGATGGCTAGCACTGAAAATGAACGATTGAGGATCGCAACGCTGTCCGGCCCGTCCGGTGAGGTATACATCAGTCCCAAGATGGCTAGAGTCACGCAAAGCACCGTGACTGCGCCTGTGAAAGCACGTTGGGGCGACCACAGCGAGAACAATACGATACCGGCGTACAACACGCCCCCCGCCGTTCCCTGGAGCAACCGGCAGTCCAACAGGAAGACCGCGAGCAACGCCAAGGCCGTGGCCAGAAGAACTCTGGGACTTGTCTTGCCGAAAAACTTCATAGAAGCAAACACTCCCTGTGAATCTGAACGAGTT encodes:
- a CDS encoding PAS domain S-box protein, whose translation is MKFFGKTSPRVLLATALALLAVFLLDCRLLQGTAGGVLYAGIVLFSLWSPQRAFTGAVTVLCVTLAILGLMYTSPDGPDSVAILNRSFSVLAIVITGIVAVKRQAADERRAETEAKLSSIITYAGYGILSFDANGVVDSVNPAAATMFGYAPGEMTNRSIEGLIDPSYRADYKDYLISYLDNDQRNIVQQDIEVLGLRKNGSTFPMEINVNEVPSGRGILFIALVRDVTERSRVEQERVKLIGELKEALAQVKTLRGLIPICASCKKIRDDQGYWEQIEVYIHNHSDAEFSHGFCPECLGRLYPDLFPSGVPDEEEGPRKRQAS
- the recJ gene encoding single-stranded-DNA-specific exonuclease RecJ; translation: MSALTARCDWRVAEEDRTASQALADRIGVPHIVAHILRTRGAASVEDAERFLNPSLDYLSAPSLLDDLDRAVERISAARKNNERVLVFGDYDVDGIAGAALMLRALRRFGIEQSTHAMPKRLTEGYGIGIDHIDQARAEGVSLIITVDNGIAAHEPIERAQSLGIDVIVTDHHQIDGPLPKAFAVMNPKRQASGYPGVDSCGAGVAFRLAWALTGEQADLDLVALATVADIVPLRGENRDLVAVGLAALARAPRTGLIQLAKVAGIDLKKVTAEDLSFQLAPRINAGGRMGDGLAGLNLLLTDSAVEAAELAEELDAANQERKEHEQATYNEALEMIESGYTESQRSIVLARRGWHPGVVGIVASRIQSRYYRPVVLVAINGDGLGRGSARSVDGLNIAEALKACETHLVACGGHAAAAGITIEETKVEAFQNAFESEAASRLPAHDLKRPLSIDAQVALTEIDGKLVTLLDRLQPCGAANPSPVLAAYGVRVARQSCRELRGGHLKFAVTDGTRTFDTIGFRMGDRLSALQSVDAIDVAFNPQFNTWRGETVVQLVVKDIRAAQ